In Bacillota bacterium, the following are encoded in one genomic region:
- a CDS encoding ParA family protein — MAVAVSVINYKGGVGKTTLAANLGAYLAAQGKRVLLIDLDPQGSLTFSFVSEDEWRDLYKDRKTVRLWFDRYIYDRAGTAFQDLIIQPPAVAERLAAQASRTRGTGRLDLICSDLGLINVDLELAPRLSSGSATQAAHNFLKVHSLLQEGIRSLPPDRYDFVLMDCPPNFYIVTKNALVASDHYLVPVRPDYLSTIGLDELERHVAQLVEEYNGYLGRVPAARLGPNEPGWQPIRPKLLGVVLTMVQLYRDQPIGVQEHYIRRLQEKGVPVFETRIRDNTSLFAEAPQWGVPVVLTQAHNPSQELAREELETLTQEFVQWL; from the coding sequence ATGGCGGTGGCCGTCTCGGTCATCAACTACAAAGGCGGCGTGGGCAAGACGACGCTGGCGGCCAACCTGGGCGCGTACCTGGCGGCGCAGGGGAAGCGGGTGCTGTTGATCGACCTGGACCCTCAGGGAAGCCTGACGTTTTCCTTCGTCAGCGAGGACGAGTGGCGGGACCTTTACAAAGACCGCAAGACTGTCCGCCTCTGGTTCGACCGGTACATCTACGACCGCGCGGGGACGGCCTTCCAGGACCTAATCATTCAGCCACCCGCGGTCGCCGAAAGGTTAGCGGCCCAGGCCTCGCGGACACGGGGCACCGGACGGTTGGATCTGATCTGCTCGGATCTTGGGCTCATCAACGTGGACCTGGAACTCGCGCCCCGGCTGTCGTCGGGCTCCGCCACCCAGGCGGCACACAACTTCCTCAAGGTGCACTCGCTCCTGCAAGAAGGTATCCGCTCGCTTCCGCCCGACCGCTACGACTTCGTCCTGATGGACTGCCCGCCCAACTTCTACATTGTTACCAAGAACGCTCTGGTCGCCAGCGACCACTATTTGGTGCCTGTCCGCCCCGATTACCTGTCGACCATTGGCCTGGACGAACTGGAGCGCCATGTGGCGCAGCTCGTCGAAGAGTATAACGGCTATCTCGGCCGGGTACCGGCCGCCCGCCTCGGCCCGAACGAACCGGGCTGGCAACCCATCCGCCCGAAGCTCCTGGGTGTGGTGCTCACGATGGTGCAGCTCTACCGCGACCAACCCATCGGCGTACAGGAGCACTACATCCGGCGGCTTCAGGAAAAGGGTGTGCCCGTGTTTGAGACCCGGATTCGCGACAACACAAGCCTGTTTGCCGAGGCGCCCCAGTGGGGTGTGCCAGTGGTGCTGACCCAGGCACACAACCCATCCCAGGAGCTGGCACGGGAGGAGCTCGAGACGCTGACTCAAGAGTTTGTCCAATGGCTGCA